The following are encoded together in the Pseudomonas xantholysinigenes genome:
- a CDS encoding glycine cleavage system protein R: protein MDHLVLTVIAPDKAGQVERVAQCIADHNGNWLESRMSRMAGQFAGILRVAVPAENYAELVESLQKLSDHGIRVLIAESGIEPSCTWKPIAMELVGNDRPGIVRDITRLLAEQGVNVERLSTEVRPAPMSSEPLFHADALLALPLTLSLDDLQARLESLADDLMVELRLRPED from the coding sequence GTGGACCATCTCGTACTCACCGTGATCGCCCCCGACAAGGCCGGGCAGGTCGAACGCGTTGCCCAGTGCATCGCCGATCACAACGGCAACTGGTTGGAAAGCCGCATGTCGCGCATGGCCGGGCAGTTCGCCGGGATCCTGCGGGTGGCGGTGCCGGCGGAAAACTATGCGGAGCTGGTCGAGTCGTTACAGAAGTTGAGTGACCATGGCATCAGGGTTCTGATCGCCGAAAGCGGCATCGAACCGTCCTGCACCTGGAAGCCGATCGCGATGGAACTGGTGGGCAATGACCGGCCGGGCATCGTTCGTGATATCACCCGGCTGCTGGCCGAGCAAGGGGTGAATGTGGAACGGCTGAGCACTGAGGTACGCCCAGCGCCGATGAGCAGCGAGCCGCTGTTCCATGCCGATGCGTTGCTGGCGTTGCCGTTGACCTTGTCGTTGGACGATCTGCAGGCGCGGCTGGAGAGCCTGGCGGATGATTTGATGGTGGAGTTGCGGCTGCGGCCGGAGGATTGA